One Thauera sp. K11 DNA window includes the following coding sequences:
- a CDS encoding molybdopterin-binding domain-containing protein — translation MNASTQAPNPASTGGSPQDWTCPFCSLLCDGFGVEVRQGSLRLVGSDCSKAVQALAGFDAPRPAPALVDGRPVAAEAALDAAADRLATCRLPLFGGLATDVAGMRALYRLANAGGAILDHARGDALMHVLRALQDRGQMFSTLAEIRNRADLVVCIGTDAATGFPEFFRRSAPVEGAGFARRVVFVGAQPPAAPGLEGLQVQHLDPAGDLFDTVAMLAALVDEHRPPAPDAALADLAQMMRAARYCVVVWEPGRLPPQGALIAEALLRIVMSLNRGTRAGAFILGGADGAQTANAVTTWMSGLPLRTRVGPHGVDHDPLQYATARLLEEGAVDLLLWVASLGPDLGPPATSLPRIVLGHPALAAACGGRGVVFIPVATPGVGAGGHMFRADGVVTLPVRAVRDDGLPTVADVAAALEARLALRRLAAEGTP, via the coding sequence ATGAACGCCTCTACCCAAGCCCCGAATCCGGCCTCGACCGGCGGTTCGCCGCAGGACTGGACCTGTCCGTTCTGTTCGCTGCTGTGCGACGGCTTCGGTGTCGAAGTCCGGCAGGGCAGCCTGCGGCTGGTCGGCAGCGACTGTTCCAAAGCGGTACAGGCGCTGGCGGGTTTCGATGCGCCGCGCCCGGCTCCGGCCCTGGTGGACGGCCGGCCCGTCGCCGCCGAAGCCGCGCTCGATGCCGCCGCGGATAGGCTGGCCACCTGCCGCCTGCCGCTGTTCGGCGGCCTCGCCACCGACGTTGCCGGCATGCGCGCGCTGTACCGCCTGGCCAACGCCGGCGGCGCCATCCTCGACCACGCCCGCGGCGACGCGCTGATGCACGTGCTGCGCGCGCTGCAGGACCGCGGCCAGATGTTCTCGACGCTGGCCGAGATCCGCAACCGCGCCGACCTCGTCGTCTGCATCGGCACCGATGCGGCGACCGGCTTTCCCGAGTTCTTCCGCCGCTCTGCGCCGGTGGAAGGGGCCGGTTTCGCACGGCGCGTCGTCTTCGTCGGCGCGCAGCCGCCGGCCGCGCCCGGGCTGGAGGGGCTGCAGGTGCAGCACCTGGACCCGGCGGGGGACCTGTTCGATACCGTCGCGATGCTGGCGGCGCTGGTCGATGAGCACCGGCCGCCCGCGCCCGACGCCGCGCTGGCGGATCTGGCGCAGATGATGCGTGCCGCCCGCTACTGCGTGGTGGTGTGGGAGCCGGGCCGCCTGCCGCCGCAGGGGGCGCTCATCGCCGAGGCGTTGCTGCGCATCGTGATGTCGCTCAACCGCGGGACGCGCGCTGGAGCCTTCATCCTCGGCGGCGCCGACGGAGCGCAGACGGCCAATGCGGTCACCACCTGGATGTCCGGCCTGCCGCTGCGCACCCGCGTCGGGCCGCACGGCGTCGATCACGATCCGCTGCAGTACGCCACCGCGCGGCTGCTGGAAGAGGGCGCGGTCGACCTGCTGCTGTGGGTCGCGAGTCTGGGACCGGACCTCGGGCCGCCGGCGACGTCGCTGCCGCGCATCGTGCTCGGCCATCCGGCCCTGGCGGCAGCCTGCGGCGGCAGGGGCGTCGTCTTCATCCCGGTGGCCACCCCCGGCGTCGGCGCCGGGGGTCACATGTTCCGTGCCGACGGCGTGGTGACGCTGCCCGTGCGCGCCGTGCGCGACGACGGCCTGCCGACGGTGGCGGACGTCGCCGCGGCGCTGGAAGCGCGCCTCGCCCTGCGCCGCCTGGCCGCGGAGGGGACGCCGTGA
- a CDS encoding HisA/HisF-related TIM barrel protein, translating to MQIIPVVDLMKGQVVRAVRGLRGEYRPVVSALCAGSDPVRVAQALCGYAGADTLYVADLDALTGGTAQAAVIRDLLAALPGVSLWLDAGFADAAAFDRLRDVLGEDGARVAPVFASEALATPGAACASLADRSGAILSLDRRGGRRMDPAGCWDRPEIWPERVIVMTLDRVGSFDGPDLGTLRDCARRAPRVTLIGAGGIRDEADLRTAQAAGASAWLTASALHDRRIPPRAPAAGQGTD from the coding sequence ATGCAAATCATACCGGTAGTGGATCTGATGAAAGGGCAGGTGGTGCGCGCGGTGCGCGGCCTGCGCGGCGAGTACCGGCCGGTCGTGTCCGCGCTGTGCGCCGGCAGCGATCCGGTGCGGGTGGCGCAGGCGCTGTGCGGCTATGCCGGCGCCGATACGCTGTACGTGGCCGACCTCGACGCGCTGACGGGCGGCACGGCGCAGGCGGCGGTGATCCGCGACCTGCTCGCCGCGCTGCCGGGGGTGAGTCTCTGGCTGGATGCGGGCTTTGCCGATGCGGCCGCGTTCGACAGGCTGCGCGACGTGCTCGGCGAGGATGGAGCAAGAGTCGCGCCGGTTTTCGCCAGCGAGGCGCTCGCCACGCCCGGGGCCGCGTGCGCCAGCCTGGCGGACAGGTCCGGCGCCATCCTGTCGCTGGACCGCCGCGGCGGGCGGAGGATGGACCCGGCCGGTTGCTGGGACCGCCCCGAAATCTGGCCGGAGCGGGTGATCGTCATGACGCTGGATCGCGTGGGCTCGTTCGACGGGCCGGACCTCGGGACGCTGCGCGACTGCGCCCGCCGCGCGCCGCGGGTGACGCTGATCGGCGCCGGAGGCATCCGCGACGAGGCCGATCTGCGCACTGCGCAGGCGGCGGGCGCCAGCGCCTGGCTGACCGCTTCGGCGCTCCACGACCGCCGCATCCCGCCGCGTGCGCCAGCGGCGGGGCAAGGCACGGATTGA
- a CDS encoding ATP-grasp domain-containing protein codes for MTERPLPRILVYEFISAAGAGVQLSTGASTGGHGVPPDDGDAGEPLLLQGIAMRDAIAADLLAAGRYRVCVADSAAAPFPLPAAAASPEGRDTAHERPVRHGAACPPRSSDAARAPSARSAAPGCATLRAMPDETPAAFLARVSPGFDRVWVVAPETDGILAGLCRAVGPARWAGCDAGAIALCGSKTATRMRLAAHGIAVPDGWQPGEARPHPDGAWIVKPDDGAGAQDTRRHAGFDAARAAFTAHAASGRPFALERWVDGEPLSLSLLCGSRGAELLCINRQRIRLGADGKLGYHGVDVGIEAPGGARGRVLGELAHAVHAAVPGLAGFVGIDLVWTSGGQPVVIEINPRPTCAYVGLSARIGRNLAAGILASDTRSAAAAQPSGGNAAGAFPCPDGWTSR; via the coding sequence ATGACTGAACGACCGCTCCCACGCATCCTCGTCTACGAATTCATCAGCGCCGCCGGAGCGGGCGTGCAGCTTAGCACCGGCGCATCCACCGGCGGCCATGGCGTGCCGCCCGACGACGGCGATGCGGGCGAGCCGCTGCTGCTGCAGGGCATCGCCATGCGCGACGCGATCGCTGCCGACCTGCTGGCGGCAGGGCGATACCGGGTCTGCGTGGCCGACAGCGCGGCCGCGCCGTTTCCGCTGCCGGCGGCCGCAGCCTCACCGGAGGGCCGCGACACCGCGCACGAACGCCCCGTACGGCACGGCGCCGCATGCCCGCCGCGTAGCTCGGATGCCGCCCGCGCGCCATCCGCACGCTCCGCGGCCCCGGGCTGCGCCACGCTGCGCGCGATGCCGGACGAGACGCCGGCCGCCTTTCTCGCGCGGGTCTCGCCGGGCTTCGACCGGGTGTGGGTCGTCGCCCCCGAGACCGACGGCATCCTCGCCGGGCTGTGCCGCGCGGTCGGCCCCGCGCGCTGGGCCGGCTGCGATGCCGGTGCCATCGCGCTGTGCGGCAGCAAGACGGCGACCCGCATGCGGCTCGCCGCCCACGGCATCGCCGTACCGGACGGCTGGCAGCCTGGCGAGGCAAGGCCGCATCCGGATGGCGCCTGGATCGTCAAGCCCGACGACGGCGCCGGCGCGCAGGATACGCGCCGCCATGCCGGCTTCGACGCCGCCCGCGCCGCATTCACGGCGCATGCGGCAAGCGGGCGGCCGTTCGCGCTGGAGCGTTGGGTCGACGGCGAGCCGCTGAGCCTGTCCCTGCTGTGCGGCAGCCGCGGAGCCGAACTGCTGTGCATCAACCGCCAGCGCATCCGCCTCGGCGCGGACGGCAAGCTGGGCTACCACGGCGTGGACGTCGGCATCGAGGCGCCCGGCGGCGCACGTGGCCGGGTGCTCGGCGAGCTGGCGCACGCCGTCCATGCGGCAGTGCCCGGGCTGGCCGGATTCGTCGGCATCGACCTGGTGTGGACGTCCGGCGGCCAGCCGGTGGTCATCGAGATCAACCCGCGGCCGACCTGCGCCTACGTCGGCCTGTCCGCCCGCATCGGCCGCAACCTCGCCGCCGGGATCCTCGCCTCCGATACCCGCAGCGCGGCGGCCGCGCAACCCTCCGGCGGCAATGCGGCGGGTGCTTTCCCCTGCCCGGACGGGTGGACGTCCCGGTGA
- a CDS encoding hydantoinase/oxoprolinase family protein: MSAGAGTTSSAASPVIGWDVGGAHVKACLLAGGRVADIVQWPAPMWQGLAHLDAAIAAARERWPAFGPARHAVTMTAEMADLFPNREAGVLEIAGRLAERLGPGVRFFAGEDGWTGADEVAGCWDRIASANWLATAQMVGLGRPDALLVDIGSTTTDLIPVIAGHPSPAGRTDAARLRTGELVYLGVVRTPLCAVARRIAFRGTPGNVMNEFFATTADVFRLTGELDPDHDQYPPADGGGKDPAATCQRLARMIGRDAREAAAADWHDLAHGWRHAMVAEIARNLRRVDRLFPQPASRLGAQTGDHPPARDAAEGPATAVPVVGAGCGLFLARALAERLGRPFLPFDALIDAAPGCRKWVATCAPSVAVAVLFGRQVP, from the coding sequence GTGAGCGCAGGTGCCGGCACCACGTCGTCCGCCGCGTCCCCCGTCATCGGCTGGGACGTCGGCGGCGCGCACGTCAAAGCCTGCCTGCTGGCCGGCGGCCGCGTCGCCGACATCGTGCAATGGCCGGCGCCGATGTGGCAGGGGCTCGCGCATCTGGACGCGGCGATCGCCGCCGCCCGCGAGCGCTGGCCGGCCTTCGGGCCGGCGCGCCACGCGGTGACGATGACGGCGGAGATGGCCGACCTGTTTCCGAACCGCGAGGCCGGGGTGCTGGAGATCGCCGGGCGGCTGGCGGAGCGGCTCGGCCCCGGCGTCCGTTTCTTCGCCGGCGAGGACGGCTGGACGGGGGCGGACGAGGTCGCCGGCTGCTGGGATCGCATTGCCTCGGCGAACTGGCTCGCCACCGCGCAGATGGTCGGACTGGGCCGGCCCGATGCCCTGCTGGTGGACATCGGCAGCACCACCACCGACCTCATCCCCGTCATCGCCGGCCATCCGTCGCCCGCCGGGCGCACCGACGCCGCGCGCCTGCGGACGGGCGAACTGGTTTACCTGGGCGTGGTGCGCACCCCGCTGTGTGCGGTGGCGCGCCGCATCGCCTTCCGCGGCACGCCCGGCAACGTCATGAACGAGTTCTTCGCCACCACCGCCGACGTCTTCCGGCTCACCGGCGAGCTGGACCCCGACCACGACCAGTACCCGCCCGCCGACGGCGGCGGCAAGGACCCCGCCGCCACCTGCCAGCGGCTGGCACGCATGATAGGCCGCGACGCACGCGAGGCCGCCGCGGCCGACTGGCACGACCTCGCGCACGGCTGGCGGCATGCCATGGTCGCCGAGATCGCCCGCAACCTGCGCCGCGTCGACCGCCTCTTCCCGCAGCCCGCCTCGCGCCTTGGCGCGCAAACGGGCGACCACCCGCCTGCCCGCGATGCGGCGGAAGGCCCGGCCACCGCGGTGCCGGTCGTCGGCGCCGGCTGCGGCCTGTTCCTGGCGCGCGCACTGGCCGAACGCCTGGGACGGCCCTTCCTGCCGTTCGACGCACTGATCGACGCCGCCCCCGGCTGCCGCAAGTGGGTGGCGACCTGCGCGCCGAGCGTGGCGGTCGCCGTGCTGTTCGGCCGCCAGGTTCCATGA
- a CDS encoding amino acid kinase family protein: MSWVVKLGGSLARDPLLPSWLGIIAAHGGGRVAVIPGGGPFADAARAAQAVWPLDDVAAHNMAVLGMAQFGQLLHGLCPALVLARSVPEIRTALAAGRAAIWQPFELLRDEADALTSWDVTSDSLALWLGGRLDAGRVILVKSCSLPASADWDALSAAGIVDRRFPALARETRGRITLLERGGAETLRAALCGEHGHDELS, translated from the coding sequence GTGAGCTGGGTCGTCAAGCTCGGCGGCAGTCTCGCACGCGATCCGCTGCTGCCCTCCTGGCTCGGGATCATCGCCGCCCATGGCGGCGGACGCGTCGCCGTCATCCCCGGCGGCGGCCCGTTCGCCGATGCGGCGCGCGCGGCGCAGGCCGTCTGGCCGCTGGACGACGTGGCCGCGCACAACATGGCGGTGCTCGGCATGGCGCAGTTCGGCCAGTTGCTGCACGGCCTGTGTCCGGCGCTGGTCCTCGCCCGCAGCGTGCCGGAGATCCGCACCGCGCTGGCTGCCGGCCGCGCCGCGATCTGGCAGCCCTTCGAGTTGCTGCGCGACGAGGCCGATGCGCTGACGAGCTGGGACGTCACCTCCGACAGTCTGGCACTGTGGCTCGGCGGCCGGCTCGATGCCGGGCGGGTGATCCTGGTGAAATCCTGCTCCCTGCCCGCCTCGGCGGACTGGGACGCGCTGTCTGCCGCCGGCATCGTCGACCGGCGCTTTCCCGCGCTGGCCCGCGAGACGCGCGGCCGCATCACCCTGCTCGAACGCGGCGGCGCCGAAACGCTGCGCGCGGCGTTGTGCGGCGAGCACGGGCACGACGAGCTGTCGTAG
- a CDS encoding (5-formylfuran-3-yl)methyl phosphate synthase produces the protein MRMLVSVRDGAEALCAAGAGADFIDLKEPAAGALGGLAPARIRDIVAVLRARHPGTTISATIGDVPVDDGETILRRVDEVGGCGVDLVKVGVPGCGGPAARMLLRRLGAAAWPVVPVFLADDGIDGELFGAACARPFPALMLDTQGKSAGSLFDFVAMPELAALIRLARAAGKPVGLAGALREPDLPGLLALQPDFAGFRSAVCDGARTGTLAGEKVRALRKALCDGHAQAVAPAAGGRPAELQQAP, from the coding sequence ATGCGGATGCTCGTCAGCGTGCGCGACGGTGCCGAAGCGCTGTGCGCCGCCGGCGCCGGCGCGGACTTCATCGACCTCAAGGAACCGGCGGCCGGCGCGCTGGGCGGGCTCGCGCCGGCGCGCATCCGCGACATCGTCGCCGTGCTGCGCGCCCGGCATCCCGGCACGACGATCAGCGCGACCATCGGCGACGTTCCGGTAGACGACGGCGAGACCATCCTGCGCCGGGTGGATGAGGTGGGCGGCTGCGGGGTCGACCTGGTCAAGGTGGGCGTGCCCGGCTGCGGCGGTCCGGCGGCGCGCATGCTGCTGCGCCGGCTCGGCGCCGCGGCATGGCCGGTGGTGCCGGTGTTCCTGGCCGACGACGGCATCGACGGCGAGCTGTTCGGCGCCGCCTGTGCCCGGCCTTTTCCCGCGCTGATGCTCGACACGCAGGGCAAGTCCGCCGGCAGCCTGTTCGACTTCGTGGCGATGCCGGAGCTTGCCGCGCTGATCCGCCTCGCGCGCGCGGCCGGCAAGCCGGTCGGCCTCGCCGGTGCGCTGCGCGAGCCCGATCTGCCCGGCCTCCTGGCACTGCAGCCGGATTTCGCCGGCTTTCGCAGCGCGGTGTGCGACGGCGCGCGCACCGGCACGCTGGCCGGCGAAAAGGTCCGCGCGCTGCGCAAGGCGCTGTGCGACGGCCATGCGCAGGCTGTCGCGCCGGCGGCCGGGGGGCGTCCGGCCGAGTTGCAGCAAGCGCCGTAG
- a CDS encoding DUF447 domain-containing protein: MPMIFETLVTTQSAAGAVHLAPMGVRYEGGEVVLMPFKPSATLDNILATGCAVLNLTTDVRVFAGCVTGRRDFATVPLADFAGRRLAGALAHVELELLRHRDDALRPVLCMARRREVTHAAFAGFNRAQAAVIEGAVLVSRLGMLPRDKVEREMGYLQIAIDKTAGPAELEAWRWLVEAVERHRGGPSAEAA, from the coding sequence ATGCCGATGATCTTTGAAACCCTGGTGACGACGCAGTCCGCCGCCGGCGCGGTGCATCTGGCGCCGATGGGCGTGCGCTACGAAGGCGGCGAGGTGGTGCTGATGCCGTTCAAGCCCTCGGCCACGCTGGACAACATCCTCGCCACCGGCTGCGCGGTGCTGAACCTGACCACCGACGTGCGCGTGTTCGCAGGCTGCGTCACCGGGCGGCGCGACTTCGCCACCGTGCCGCTGGCGGATTTCGCCGGCCGGCGGCTGGCAGGTGCGCTGGCCCACGTCGAACTCGAACTGCTGCGCCACCGGGACGACGCGCTGCGCCCGGTGCTTTGCATGGCGCGCCGGCGCGAGGTCACCCACGCCGCCTTCGCCGGCTTCAACCGCGCGCAGGCGGCGGTGATCGAAGGCGCGGTGCTGGTGAGCCGGCTCGGCATGCTGCCGCGCGACAAGGTGGAGCGCGAGATGGGCTACCTGCAGATCGCCATCGACAAGACCGCCGGCCCGGCCGAGCTGGAAGCCTGGCGCTGGCTCGTCGAGGCGGTGGAGCGGCACCGCGGCGGCCCGTCGGCGGAGGCGGCGTGA
- a CDS encoding DUF6513 domain-containing protein, with translation MEHIVFLTGRLAQRNLEKVLAGMQPPSFTWEVREIGLQVAGLMTADMIRRRVEAPVRADRIMVPGRCRGDLDALSAHFGLPVERGPEELKDIPRHFNRAAQHADLSAHDIRIFAEIVDAPRLAVPAILARARVLAADGADVIDIGCLPATPFGHLEEVVAALKAEGFCVSVDSMDAQELLRGGRVGADYLLSLTVDTLWLADETDAVPVLIARGLQDEASLHAAVDAMLRKGRPFLADAILDPIPFGLLASLCRYQRLRERYPGIDIMMGVGNVTELTEADTSGINAVLFGIAAELRAGAVLTTQVSGHARRAVKEADVARRVMYAAREHQSLPKGYTDELMTVHAKRPFPDSDAEIAETAAAVRDPNFRVQVSDSGLHVYNRDGIRRGTDPFALWPQLGLDGDAGHAFYMGVELARAEIAWTLGKRYAQDQPLDWGCAAARQAQDLLHQCAPGPTKKSRGAHPQPRAEAAPGEAPATPPASKETEPDADDL, from the coding sequence ATGGAACACATCGTCTTCCTGACCGGCCGCCTGGCGCAGCGCAACCTGGAAAAGGTTCTGGCCGGCATGCAGCCGCCGTCATTCACCTGGGAAGTGCGCGAGATCGGCCTGCAGGTCGCCGGCCTGATGACGGCCGACATGATCCGCCGCCGCGTCGAGGCGCCGGTGCGGGCGGACCGCATCATGGTGCCGGGACGCTGCCGCGGCGACCTCGATGCGCTGTCGGCGCATTTCGGCCTGCCGGTGGAGCGCGGGCCGGAAGAGCTGAAGGACATTCCGCGCCACTTCAATCGCGCGGCGCAGCATGCGGACCTGTCGGCCCACGACATCCGCATCTTCGCCGAGATCGTCGATGCGCCCCGGCTGGCGGTGCCCGCCATCCTGGCAAGAGCGCGGGTGCTGGCAGCCGACGGCGCCGACGTGATCGACATCGGCTGCCTTCCGGCCACGCCCTTCGGCCATCTCGAGGAAGTGGTGGCGGCGCTGAAGGCGGAGGGCTTTTGCGTCAGCGTCGACTCCATGGATGCGCAGGAACTGCTGCGCGGCGGCCGCGTCGGCGCCGACTACCTGCTCAGCCTCACCGTCGACACGCTGTGGCTGGCCGACGAGACCGACGCCGTGCCGGTGCTGATCGCGCGCGGGCTGCAGGACGAAGCCTCGCTCCATGCCGCGGTCGACGCCATGCTGCGCAAGGGCAGGCCCTTCCTCGCCGACGCCATCCTCGACCCCATCCCCTTCGGTCTGCTCGCCTCGCTGTGCCGCTACCAGCGCCTGCGCGAGCGCTATCCCGGCATCGACATCATGATGGGGGTGGGCAACGTCACCGAACTGACCGAGGCCGACACCAGCGGCATCAACGCGGTGCTGTTCGGCATCGCCGCCGAGCTGCGCGCCGGCGCGGTGCTGACCACGCAGGTCAGCGGCCATGCGCGGCGCGCGGTGAAGGAGGCGGACGTGGCGCGGCGCGTCATGTACGCCGCGCGCGAGCACCAGTCGCTGCCCAAGGGCTACACCGACGAATTGATGACGGTGCATGCCAAGCGCCCCTTCCCCGACAGCGACGCCGAGATCGCCGAGACGGCCGCCGCGGTGCGCGACCCGAACTTCCGCGTGCAGGTGTCGGACTCCGGCCTGCACGTGTACAACCGCGACGGCATCCGCCGCGGCACCGACCCCTTCGCGCTGTGGCCGCAACTCGGCCTGGACGGCGATGCCGGCCACGCCTTCTACATGGGCGTGGAACTGGCCCGCGCCGAGATCGCCTGGACGCTGGGCAAGCGCTACGCGCAGGATCAGCCGCTGGATTGGGGCTGCGCCGCCGCCCGCCAGGCCCAGGACTTGCTGCATCAATGCGCACCGGGGCCGACGAAGAAGAGCCGCGGCGCCCATCCGCAGCCGCGTGCGGAGGCCGCGCCGGGCGAGGCGCCCGCGACGCCGCCCGCCAGCAAGGAAACCGAACCCGATGCCGATGATCTTTGA
- a CDS encoding flavoprotein — protein sequence MPRRKPDSDELHPTGGTAGDFRRRSRFAWAVTGSGHHLVECMELAFRLPDLDLFLSAAAEEVLPLYDYRIDALKVRCRVFRDRTASSVPVGMLYDDIYHTVVIAPATSNTVAKCAFGISDTLPTNIFAQAGKLEIPGIVLACDTQPVVVTPSPREWVELKPRNIELQNVERLRAVDHAVVVEDPQALQRALQARLDELGLAWNTSSS from the coding sequence ATGCCGCGACGAAAGCCCGATTCGGACGAACTGCACCCCACCGGCGGCACGGCCGGCGATTTCCGCCGCCGCAGCCGCTTCGCGTGGGCGGTGACCGGCTCCGGCCATCATCTGGTGGAGTGCATGGAACTCGCCTTCCGCCTGCCGGATCTGGATCTCTTCCTGTCGGCGGCGGCCGAGGAGGTGCTGCCGCTGTACGACTACCGCATCGATGCGCTGAAGGTGCGCTGCCGGGTGTTCCGCGACAGGACGGCAAGCTCGGTGCCGGTCGGCATGCTCTACGACGACATCTACCACACCGTGGTGATCGCGCCCGCCACCAGCAACACCGTGGCGAAGTGCGCCTTCGGCATCTCCGACACGCTGCCCACCAACATCTTCGCCCAGGCCGGCAAGCTGGAGATTCCGGGCATCGTGCTGGCCTGCGACACGCAGCCGGTGGTCGTGACCCCGAGCCCGCGCGAGTGGGTGGAACTCAAGCCGCGCAACATCGAACTCCAGAACGTCGAACGGCTGCGCGCCGTCGATCACGCGGTGGTGGTCGAGGACCCGCAGGCGCTGCAGCGGGCGCTGCAGGCGCGGCTGGACGAACTCGGTCTGGCATGGAACACATCGTCTTCCTGA
- a CDS encoding dihydroneopterin aldolase has translation MTNIPASQPMPHFFPVDPAPAGRGGEAPLDVIFIHGFVGETVIGIHHDELDRPQPLRIDLAAGVPRSLACDTDRIGDTIDYGEVRGALRELLRHHRHQLLEAFAEGVANLLLGRFGAHWVRVGITKPRKFDDVEGVGVLIERRRAHREPAAPRRDAEVLSLLASGMVPGGRGR, from the coding sequence GTGACCAACATCCCCGCCAGCCAGCCGATGCCGCATTTCTTCCCGGTGGACCCGGCGCCCGCCGGCCGCGGCGGCGAGGCGCCGCTGGACGTCATCTTCATCCACGGCTTCGTCGGCGAGACCGTCATCGGCATCCACCATGATGAACTCGACCGCCCCCAGCCGCTGCGCATCGACCTCGCGGCCGGCGTGCCGCGCAGCCTGGCATGCGACACCGACCGCATCGGCGACACGATCGACTACGGCGAAGTACGCGGCGCCCTGCGCGAACTGCTGCGGCATCACCGCCACCAGTTGCTCGAAGCCTTCGCCGAAGGGGTCGCCAACCTGCTGCTGGGCCGTTTCGGCGCGCACTGGGTGCGGGTGGGCATCACCAAGCCGCGCAAGTTCGACGACGTGGAAGGCGTGGGCGTGCTGATCGAGCGCCGCCGCGCCCACCGCGAACCCGCCGCGCCGCGGCGCGACGCCGAAGTGCTGAGCCTGCTGGCCTCGGGCATGGTGCCCGGCGGCCGCGGCCGCTGA
- the fae gene encoding formaldehyde-activating enzyme has protein sequence MAKIDRMMVGESLVGDGNEVAHIDLILGPRGSAAETAFAHTLTNNKDGFTSLLAVVAPNLLCKPATVMFNKVTIKGAKQAVQMFGPAQRAVALAVADSVEDGTIPADEADNIFVCVGVFIHWMAEDDAKIQEYNYRATREAIKRAVTGEPSAAEVQAKKGSSAHPFAAK, from the coding sequence ATGGCGAAGATCGATCGGATGATGGTGGGCGAGTCCCTTGTCGGCGACGGCAACGAAGTGGCGCATATCGACCTGATCCTGGGGCCGCGCGGCAGCGCTGCGGAAACCGCTTTCGCGCATACGCTGACCAACAACAAGGACGGCTTCACCTCGCTGCTCGCGGTGGTGGCACCCAACCTGCTGTGCAAGCCGGCCACCGTCATGTTCAACAAGGTCACGATCAAGGGTGCCAAGCAGGCGGTGCAGATGTTCGGCCCGGCGCAGCGCGCGGTCGCGCTGGCGGTGGCGGACAGCGTCGAGGACGGCACCATTCCGGCCGATGAGGCCGACAACATCTTCGTCTGCGTCGGCGTGTTCATCCACTGGATGGCGGAGGACGACGCCAAGATCCAGGAGTACAACTACCGCGCGACGCGCGAGGCGATCAAGCGTGCGGTGACGGGCGAACCGTCCGCCGCCGAAGTGCAGGCGAAGAAGGGCAGTTCCGCCCACCCGTTCGCGGCCAAGTGA
- a CDS encoding ATP-grasp domain-containing protein has protein sequence MSTGAVPRPRVAIFTDETGWHTRRLQRALARRGFEGRCVDLAQCRFETGVPGHGLVIPGFGRDLPVAAMVRGIAGGSLEQITKRLGILHALRELGVPVYNDARAIERSVDKSMTSFLLQKAGVDSPPAWALEDEAQARRILMREASAGRSLVLKPMFGSQGKGLMRVGMVDGVSVPLPDPGRHGGLIYLQRFVPQARVPGFDWRVLVMGGQAVAAMRRVSEHWVRNVAQGARCVPCGLEPGIADLARRAARALDMDYAGVDLVPDPAVPAGAQVIEVNGVAAWRGLQKVTPFDIAQALVDDLLERRLGMGKLRAESSQAG, from the coding sequence GTGAGCACCGGCGCCGTGCCGCGCCCGCGGGTGGCGATCTTCACCGACGAGACCGGCTGGCACACCCGCCGGCTGCAGCGCGCGCTGGCGCGCCGGGGCTTCGAGGGGCGCTGCGTGGATCTCGCGCAGTGCCGCTTCGAAACCGGCGTGCCGGGCCATGGCCTGGTGATTCCGGGCTTCGGACGCGACCTTCCGGTGGCCGCCATGGTGCGCGGCATCGCCGGCGGCAGCCTGGAGCAGATCACCAAGCGCCTCGGCATCCTGCATGCGCTGCGCGAGCTGGGCGTGCCGGTGTACAACGATGCGCGGGCCATCGAGCGCAGCGTGGACAAGTCGATGACCAGCTTCCTGCTGCAGAAGGCGGGGGTGGACTCGCCCCCGGCCTGGGCGCTGGAGGACGAGGCGCAGGCACGCCGCATTCTGATGCGCGAGGCGTCGGCCGGGCGCAGCCTCGTGCTGAAGCCGATGTTCGGCTCGCAGGGCAAGGGGCTGATGCGTGTCGGCATGGTCGATGGCGTGTCCGTGCCGCTGCCGGACCCGGGCCGCCATGGTGGTCTGATCTACCTGCAGCGCTTCGTGCCGCAGGCCCGGGTGCCGGGTTTCGACTGGCGCGTCCTGGTGATGGGCGGCCAGGCGGTGGCGGCGATGAGGCGCGTCAGCGAGCACTGGGTGCGCAACGTCGCGCAGGGTGCCCGGTGCGTGCCTTGCGGGCTGGAGCCCGGCATCGCCGACCTCGCCCGGCGCGCGGCCCGTGCGCTGGACATGGACTACGCCGGCGTCGATCTCGTGCCCGACCCGGCCGTGCCGGCCGGCGCGCAGGTGATCGAGGTCAATGGCGTGGCGGCGTGGCGCGGCCTGCAGAAGGTGACGCCGTTCGATATCGCGCAGGCGCTGGTCGACGACCTGCTGGAGCGCCGCCTGGGCATGGGCAAGCTGCGTGCGGAGTCGTCGCAGGCCGGTTGA